ATTTTTGTAGCACATTTCATATAAGTTTTCCTCCTACAAGGCTATAATTTCAAATTCAAGCGGCTATAATTTCAAATTCAAGCCAACCCAGCACACAAAGtttatatatttttattttctatATAGGAAGTGGTTGGCGCGGCGGTGGCGTTGATGAACAACACCCAATGTAGAGGCATCATGACCATGGGGAAGGGATCAAGAACAATGTAGAGGCGACATGACCATAGGGAAGAGATCAAGAACATAAAGCTCTTGTGGTTCCTCATCGTCGCTGTCATCACCAACAACAACAATGATTGACCAGCTCATGAATCGGCTATTAGAGCGGGGAGCGAGTTAGAGGGAGACAGATCTTGTAGGTAGGTAGAACAACCATGTTTTGGAATATAAATGACATTTGGTGGTAAGTCACCATTGTATTTGTATCCAATCTGTCACATGCCATAACATGTCGAATGTGTTGTACAAATATTCTTCAATAAATATGGTTTTAGCTCTTGATATTTTAGTATGGTTGTAAATTTATCCATCACATATCACTCGGAGAAGCATTTTTAGTTGGGAGaaggaagaaaggaagaaaagaagagTGCTTTCACAGTAAAAAGAAGAAGTCAATGCagcccgttgcaacgcacgggcattctactagtaaTCTTAACTATCTACACCTAGCCAATAACCACATTCATAGGAACCTTCACTTGGGGGCTTAAGAAATGTAAAAACCTTTTTTTTGCGGGTAAGAAATGTAAAAACCTGATCACTCTAGATTTTGGGTAAGCAGGAGCTTACCTGGGCTCAGAGTTTCTTGGTCTCTCATCGAACACGTTTGAAGGTGTCGTACCCCTCCAGATATTACATTTTGACAGGCTCAAAAAACAAGTGCCGTGACTTCAAAGCGACACCCTGATAATGACACACTGTATACATAATACGATTCATATTATCCTCCAATTCTCATGGGGACTACTAGCATATAGCATCTCCTTAATCTAAACTGAGAGTACCCCATTTACTATTGAGAATGTGCCACCTGTAAACCACGAGGTCCAACTGTAATGGCCGGCCGGCTTGTCCAGAGGTTTTATATCCTCCGCAGCAAGTCAAGTGGAAGCAAAGCAGCACTCCTGCCAAGCCGAGAAATTGGATCTTTTGCCCCACTTTACTTCTCCATTGCCCCGAAAGGCTAAGCCACCATGAAGCATCTCCATCTCGTAGGCCTCCTCCTGCTCTCCTGCACTTGTCCCCTACTATGCGCCGCCCAGCGTGAAGCTGCGGCACTTGTGCGTTGGAAGGCTAGCTTGGATGGTGCCGCTGATCGGTCCCTGGGGCCATGGTCGATGGCCAACTCCACAAGGCTTTGCAGGTGGAGGTACATCACCTGCGACTCGGCCGGCCACCTCACAGAGCTCAACCTCGGCGGTGCAACGCTGAATGGTACACTCGACGAGCTCAACTTCTCCGCCTTTCCCCACATGGAGGAACTCACCCTGTCCCGGAATGATCTGTACGGTACAATTCCAGCAGGGATTGGCAACCTGACGAGCTTGGTCGTGCTGCGGATCCTCGACAACCCGTCTTTGAGGGGCGCCATTCCTCGGACCATTGGCCAGCTGAAGCATCTTGCTGTGCTGGAACTGGATTGTTTGGGGCTTGGTGGCTCACTACCTGAAGAGATTGGTAACTTGACGAGTTTGGAGAATCTCAATCTCAACTTGGTTGTTTTGACTGGATCAATCCCGCCTACAATTGGGATGCTCGTGAAGCTCCGTGTGCTGGACCTGGAAAATAATAATCTGACAGGGAGCATCCCGATGGAGATCGGAAACATGACGGAGGTGCAGTACATGCACTTTCAAGATAACTATTTGGAAGGGGACCTACCAGGTACCATCTCTCATTTGATAAATCTCCGGGAACTGGATGTTTCAGGAAATCAGCTTGGAGGCCACATCCTCCTGGAGTTTAGGAATAGCAGCCTCCTGAATATGGTTGACATTGCAAAGAACAACTTCTCCGGGATGTTCCCGCCATCCGTCTGCATTGGAGGAGCACTGAGATTTCTCGATGCTAGATACAATGGATTTACCGGCATTCGCCATCAGACCTTTCAAAACTGCACAACCCTGCAGTATGTTGACTTCACGGCAAACAACATTGTTGCAGAGCTAAGGGAATGTTTTAGCGATCATCCAAAATGGCTTAGCACCGTGGCTTTCAGTCAGAACCAACTGTACGGCACGCTTCTGACAGATCAGGGTGAGGATTTACTTTGTAACTTAACTAGTTTAAGCCTCCTAGACCTATCAAGCAATGCCTTGCATGGAGATCTTCCCAAGTGTTTCTGGGACTTGCCAAATTTGGGATTAGTGGATCTGTCCAGCAACTCTTTCAGTGGTGTAGTTCCATTCTCAAGGACATGTCAAGAGAATCTCAACTATCTGCTCCTAGCCAATAACCATTTTAGAGGTACCTTTCCTCTGAGTCTTAAGAAATGCATAAACCTCGTTGCTCTGGATCTTGGAGGCAATAGTTTCTCTGGTACAATACCTTCTTGGGCAAGCATGAGTTTGCCTAAACTCAACTTTCTTCGACTGTCATCAAACATGTTCGGTGGCATTATACCTCAAGAGATCTTACAATTTCGCTTGCTCCGGGTATTGGACTTGTCAAGAAACAAGCTCACAGGATCTGTTCCAGACGATTTCACGAATTTAACTGCCATGGCACAAGAACAGGAAAGCCCTGGCATTATATATGCTGACCCCGACTTTTTTGGAAAGCGAATTCATATAGTTTGGAAGAATGTAAACTATGCTTACAGTCTGCAGATAAGCGCCGTGGCAGGTATCGATTTATCTGGTAACTCTCTTTCACAAGAAATCCCAAAGGGGCTCACGACCCTTCTTGGGCTCAGGTACCTGAACTTATCAGGAAATCATCTGTCAGGTTGTATTCCCGAAGACATTGGCAATCTGGTACTGCTGGAGTCCTTGGACCTTTCTGGGAACCAACTCTCAGGGGAAATTCCGCCAAGCTTGTCAGCTTTGAAGAGCATCAGCGTGCTGAACTTCTCGAGCAATGGTCTGTCAGGGAGgatacctacaggcagtcagctGCAGGTACTCGACGATCCGTCGATATACAGTAATAATCCTGGGCTATGCGGATTTCCGTTGGAAGACTGCATAAACTCCTCGACACCGGCACAAAGTGAAACAAGCCTGGATGAAGATAGAGAGGCGTTGTGGGTGTATTGCTTTGTGGCTGCTGGGTTCATCTTTGGGTTCTGGCTGTATTGGGCATCTTCTTTTTTCGCGGCAAGACCTGGAGGTGTGCATTCTACCAGCATGTGGACAACATGCAATCCAAGGTAACCAAGAAAGTATACAGCCGCATTTCGCGCTTTGGTGCTGAAGtaaaggtgtgtgtgtgtgtgtgtgtgtgtgtgtgtgtgtgtgtgtgtgtgatattTCCCTTCCTTGGTTTGTAGAAGAACTGCAGTGAGCAAGTTGTGTGTATCTGCTGGTGCTTTGACATGTACTCTTACAAGTCTGTTTAAGTATGTGCTGCTGGAGCCATGAGAAACCAGGTGAGGAAAGCATCTTTCCGCTCTGTAATAAGGAATCTGTAAGTTGGCGTTGGGTGTCTTGTCTTCTTGGCCCTCGCCCAAGTATTCGTTTTGTCACATCAAGTACTAATCAAACAAATTTGTTATCACCAGCTTGAAAAATCTTAAGTCTGTACATATATGCACTGCTGATTTGACAATGATATTTATTTGCACATTTCTGGACTGGTATTTCCATTATCTTGTACCAGTCATCTTGTCATAATTTCGTTGAACTGGAGGAAAATCTCGCAAATCTCGGAACAAATAAGAAGTAGACGAACAAAAATGCAATTGGTACGAAGGTCTATCGACAATTAATTGACAGCAAACGACCGATCGATCAGCAGCAGCGTGTGAACAAGCGGCAAAGAGGAGCGCGGTGACGGACGTGCGCCATATGGTGAAACAGAAATGGACAGCTCCTGATGGCCGTACTGATCCGAAGAAATGATTTGAGGTACTGCCTTGGTTTCCTGGGAAAGCAGGACACGTATGATACGGGCCAATAGCTCCTGTGCGACACATTTGAGGTGAATTGATAAAAGTGCGACGTTATTCTAGCGAATGGCTGTGGTGCGACAATTTTGAGCAGGTAAATAGCCCACACACGACATGGCTGTTAAACTCAACTGATGCCCTCGTTAGCTGTTGGGGGCTGGACTCACCACTTATCCACGTAAGCGCGGGACCCACCACTTGTCTATTTGCGGGACCCACCTCCTCGCAGCTAGAAGAGACGAGCGCCCGTGCccgtccgcccgccgccgcccattCATCCCCTTTCCCCAATCTTTCTCTTCTCCGGCGACCTAACGCAAATGTCTACCTCCTCCGCCACGCACTCAAAATGGCGACAGTATGGACCAGTGCTGCTCACAAGGTGCCCTGACTGCCCATGCCCAGACCCTCTTAAACGGTTGGTCACTAAGAGGGATGACAATGGCAATCTTGGGCGGGAATTTGTGAAATGCTTGAGCAAACCAATGGCAGGAACGGATGGCAAGGTTAGATCTCAGTTCTTAGCCCGTTCTTTCGCTGTCTTTTGCTCTGATTtctccatattttgttttttctccTCGAATTTGGGATTTAGGGTTCATGTTGTTCTTTTCAAATCTTGAAGAAATGTTACCATTTCGAGTGGATTGATGAATATGTTGATAGGATTCAGTTTGAGGGCTACGTTGATTCGAGCGTGGCCGCAACCTGGGAGCTCAATTTGGGCGGGGTGCCGCCGATTGCTGTGGAGAATACGGGGAGCTCGGGCGGAGGGGCGGGCAGAGTCGTGCCGATGGCGATGTATGCGCGCAATGCTGAACTGCATGCGGAGTCCGAACTGACCGAGGAACTGAAGAAGATCAAGAAACATCTAACGCAGATGATCGATTTGCAGAAGCAAGCAAATGTCATGGCAGGGGGGGTTCTATTGTTGTATCATTGCTCTGTTTTTGTTTTATTTGTTGTTCATCCGTCATTAGAATGGGCATTTAGGCCTGTCAGGGTAGAGGATGTGATCTGTGTGCCATGCCAAGTTATGTATCTGAATTGAAGCAGCAATTTGGAACACAAATTATTCAGTGTTCATGCATgctctgtttcctctgtttttgttCTTCAGTTAACACAGTACACACCCAAATTCAGTTTCTAGTAAAAAACAAAATTGGGCTGCCGAATAGATGTCGGGCCGTGACTAGCCCACCCGCGTAGGGGCACGAACCCACCTCTAACTTCGGCAAATAAAATGGGGCCCAATAAAATGTTACTTGTTTTTATTTTGGCCTTTTTCTTGCACTAAATTTTGTGATGGATCATTTTTTGATGCACTAAAACTAAATGTTAATTATTTTtatgcatgtctacggttccatgAACTAAATG
The Aegilops tauschii subsp. strangulata cultivar AL8/78 chromosome 3, Aet v6.0, whole genome shotgun sequence genome window above contains:
- the LOC109758304 gene encoding LOW QUALITY PROTEIN: uncharacterized protein (The sequence of the model RefSeq protein was modified relative to this genomic sequence to represent the inferred CDS: deleted 2 bases in 1 codon), with the translated sequence MKHLHLVGLLLLSCTCPLLCAAQREAAALVRWKASLDGAADRSLGPWSMANSTRLCRWRYITCDSAGHLTELNLGGATLNGTLDELNFSAFPHMEELTLSRNDLYGTIPAGIGNLTSLVVLRILDNPSLRGAIPRTIGQLKHLAVLELDCLGLGGSLPEEIGNLTSLENLNLNLVVLTGSIPPTIGMLVKLRVLDLENNNLTGSIPMEIGNMTEVQYMHFQDNYLEGDLPGTISHLINLRELDVSGNQLGGHILLEFRNSSLLNMVDIAKNNFSGMFPPSVCIGGALRFLDARYNGFTGIRHQTFQNCTTLQYVDFTANNIVAELRECFSDHPKWLSTVAFSQNQLYGTLLTDQGEDLLCNLTSLSLLDLSSNALHGDLPKCFWDLPNLGLVDLSSNSFSGVVPFSRTCQENLNYLLLANNHFRGTFPLSLKKCINLVALDLGGNSFSGTIPSWASMSLPKLNFLRLSSNMFGGIIPQEILQFRLLRVLDLSRNKLTGSVPDDFTNLTAMAQEQESPGIIYADPDFFGKRIHIVWKNVNYAYSLQISAVAGIDLSGNSLSQEIPKGLTTLLGLRYLNLSGNHLSGCIPEDIGNLVLLESLDLSGNQLSGEIPPSLSALKSISVLNFSSNGLSGRIPTGSQLQVLDDPSIYSNNPGLCGFPLEDCINSSTPAQSETSLDEDREALWVYCFVAAGFIFGFWLYWAFFFRGKTWRCAFYQHVDNMQSKVTKKVYSRISRFGAEVKSSCHNFVELEENLANLGTNKK